The proteins below are encoded in one region of Chitinophagales bacterium:
- a CDS encoding aminopeptidase — translation MPEQKILEKYASLLVNYCLEVKPNDTVYIASSYLAEPLLKEVLKEVYKAGGHPALSIDINLTDVNVLQYGEKHQLQWINPMRKVAFETFDCYLNIRAPFTKGDDEKEVVDAEKYKIFQEAQKDLNRLYFERTGNGSMRRCLCQYPTQAGADDAEMSLEEYEQFVFQSCYLYEENPVSKWLEMRQTQAAYVERLNKADKVHYKGPNIDITFSVKGRKWINSDGRANMPSGEVFSAPIEDSVNGKVYFSYPAIYMGKDVEGISLEVKNGEIVSWKAEKGQDVLDKVFAVPGAKFWGEVAIGTNFNIQRTTRNILFDEKIGGSIHMAVGQSYQQCGGKNESTVHWDMITDMKTGGEIYADGELIYQNGRFLI, via the coding sequence ATGCCTGAACAAAAAATTCTAGAAAAATACGCATCACTTTTAGTGAATTATTGCTTAGAAGTTAAACCCAACGATACCGTTTACATTGCCTCTTCGTACTTAGCAGAGCCACTCTTAAAGGAAGTACTCAAAGAAGTTTACAAAGCAGGTGGACATCCTGCACTTAGTATTGATATAAACCTTACCGATGTAAATGTGCTCCAATACGGAGAAAAGCATCAGTTGCAATGGATAAACCCTATGCGCAAAGTTGCATTTGAAACCTTCGATTGCTACCTAAATATCCGTGCGCCCTTTACAAAAGGCGATGATGAAAAAGAAGTAGTGGATGCCGAGAAATACAAGATTTTCCAAGAGGCACAAAAGGATTTAAACCGACTATATTTTGAACGCACAGGCAATGGAAGCATGAGGCGCTGCTTATGCCAATACCCAACCCAAGCCGGAGCAGATGATGCAGAAATGAGCTTAGAGGAATACGAACAGTTTGTTTTCCAATCTTGCTATTTATATGAGGAAAACCCCGTAAGCAAATGGTTAGAAATGCGCCAAACACAAGCAGCTTATGTTGAACGTTTAAACAAAGCCGACAAAGTACACTATAAAGGACCTAATATAGATATTACCTTCTCGGTTAAAGGAAGAAAATGGATAAACAGCGATGGCCGCGCCAATATGCCCAGTGGCGAAGTTTTTAGCGCACCGATTGAAGACAGTGTAAATGGTAAAGTATATTTCTCCTACCCTGCCATTTATATGGGAAAAGATGTAGAAGGCATTTCGCTTGAAGTAAAGAATGGCGAAATAGTTTCATGGAAAGCAGAAAAAGGACAAGATGTATTAGACAAAGTATTTGCCGTTCCCGGTGCAAAATTTTGGGGCGAAGTGGCTATTGGCACCAACTTTAACATACAACGCACCACCCGCAATATTTTATTTGATGAAAAAATTGGAGGAAGCATACACATGGCTGTCGGACAAAGTTACCAGCAATGCGGAGGAAAAAATGAAAGTACCGTTCACTGGGATATGATTACCGACATGAAAACCGGAGGCGAAATTTATGCCGATGGAGAACTGATTTACCAAAATGGAAGATTCTTAATATAA